DNA from Aggregatimonas sangjinii:
GGCTACAGTAGCGGGGAGAACTACCGTTTTCTAGAAGAAAGGAACCTTAAAAGTTTCATTCCACCGCACGGTACGTATAAGGGCGGCCCCGATGGTTTTGTGTACGTTGAAGAACATGACCATTATATATGCCCCCGGGGCAAGGTGATCCCTTTTACCAAAGTTTTCCTTGACAGTCGCACCAGGACAAAGAAGAAGGAGTACCGTGCGCGGAAACATGTCTGCCTGGGCTGCCCCATACGGGAACGGTGCCTGGGCAAGTCGGCACAGGAGAAGAAGTTCAGCGTTACCTATTACCGTGATGAGTATGAAAGGAACATAGCAAGGGTCGAAAGCCCGCAGGGCAGGCACATGAAGGGCAAGCGGCAAAGTACGGTCGAGCCCGTGTTCGGCACGCTCACACAGTTCATGGGGCTACGAAAGATAAATACCATCGGCCTCGCACAGGCGAACAAAGGCATGCATCTGTCCGCTATGGCCTACAACTTGAAAAAGTACCTTAAGTTCGAACAAAAACGCTCGAAAAGCGGGGCGGGCCAACTCACTTTGGCCACTTTGTCGAAAAGCACCCTTGGGTTCCTCTTCGGGGCTCCGGGCGAGCATCCGAAATTTAACCTTCACTAATGATGGGACAATAAAAAAGCCCCGAAAAGGGGCTTATAATAATCCGTTTTCTTGCTGATCAAGGGCTTGTGCAACGGTTACCATTGTTACCCAACGTTTTTTCCGTCCAAGTTGGCTTTTCGGCATTTTTGGTAAGTCCATCAACACAACAGTTGCGTTTGAGTGAACTCCATCTGCGCAATTTTATATAAAAGTTGGTTAATCTCTCTTTTCCATTTTGATTATTATTCCCTCAGTTTCTATTCGCACAGCTATAGAATCTTTTTCAAAACCTTCAGAGTATTTTTTTCGTTTTTGCGGAAAGAATGTTGGTATTCTTGTGGTACGGAGTGTGAGGTTTTCTTCATTTAGATTTTCAATTGTGTACATTATTCCATAATCATCGAGCATCACACCTAGCTCTTTATTATTAGTTACTGAAAACGACTGTGGATGATTGCATAATTGATTCATTTCAGCATCGAATACCTTAAATTGTTTATTTTCAGAAAATTGAAAAACAGTCCCTAAATTTAGTTTTCCGCAATGCTTGAAATGTTCAAAAGGAAATATATTAAGCTCTTTAACTTTCCATTCGCCATAAATCTCAGTAGGGATTACATAATTCTGTGCTACAGCATTTTTTTTAGAACCGCAACTTGTGATAAAAACAATAATAATTGATAATGTTAATCGCATCTGAAAATGTTGGGTAACGCAGCGCTATGTGTAGTCCGCGCAATTCCATGGAAATATAGTGAAATCCTTTTGGGATTTCGACGGTATTGGGAATGGAATTGCGCGGTCCAGATTACATATAGTGCATGATATGTGGCGTTCATGGGCCGTCGTGGCGTTGTCGGCGGGAATACCTAGGGCCTACGCCCTTATGTGATCTGTCATAGCGCTGCGATGATGTAGCATTTCCCTATGGGCGGGAATCGAGGTACGAGATGTAGCCTATAGGGTCGCCACAGGCGAATGCTACATCATCGGTCTCGTATAACCGCAGTAGCTGTTTTTTAAAGATTAATTTTCAGCTTTAGATTGATTATTGTTTTCTGCTTTAACTTCAAGTTTAGAACTAATTCCAGCTATTGCGGTTATACATTGTTGGGCGTTAGTGCTTTCTTTGTCATTTTCAGATTCTACTTCTCTTAAAGTCATTATGTCAATTTTCTTGCCGTCAGTTTCAATTGTCAGTACTCGACAGTGTTTATTAGCAGGATTGTCAACTAACGAAACTTCTTCTAATTCCATTTCAGTTATTACTCGGCAACATATCTCTCCATTATACAACTTGCCTTTTAAATGACTACACTTTCCATATTTTTCATTGCAAATTGAACAATGACTTTTTTTAATTATTCCTCCCGCACTTTGAAAAAAGAGATTTGGAAACAAAAGCTTTTCATAATTTGCTAATCTTTCTAAATAGCCTATTTCAGATTCAAGTTCAAAAGGATAATTTCTTACTACAGTTCCGTAAGTAACTTGGGCATTAACAAGATTTCCCCAAGCTTCACTCATTTTATCTTGTTTAATGTTTACCAACATCTGTAGCTCGTATTGCAAGGCTAAAAGAGAATTATCTATACAGTATACTAAATTAGCTTCGTTTTCTAATTTTCGTTTTTTAAAGTCTTCTTTAAGTTGTGATAGTTCTTGTCTGTAACTTATCAAATTGTCTATTTCATCCTTTTGGATTTCAATTCCGATTGTGATAAATGCTTTTTTTTGAACCCTTGAAGCAACTTCATTAAATTCTTTAATTAATAAGTTTGGATTTTCTATAAAGACCATCATTTCATTGCCTTAATAACCTTTTCTAAACCTTTCAAACCCTCAACATCTCCTTTGTAATTAATCTTTTTTAATTTACCTTTTGCTTTCGTTTCGATATGAAATTCCACGTGTGCTTTCTTTTTTCCAACGGTTCCTTTTAGAGCATCGTAAACGTAATTTGATAACACATTCAACGCAACTGGCACAACAGCAGAATTTTCTGTGATAGTAGATAAACTAAAGAATATTGCAGGCAAATAAATATCTGCGTTTTTTCTACTTCTGTATAGTTCAGTGTCACCTCCAAGAACGGATAATTCCAATTCATTTAATTTAAAATGCTTATTCAATTCTATCATATTATCCGTAAAAATGAATTCAGCTTTCTTTTCGGCAGTTGACAAATTCTCTGGAAAAAAAGAAATCTTATCAGGTAATGATAAATTCAATTTTTCAAGTTTGTCCTCAACTTTATATTCCTCTATTGTGTAGCTCATTTGGTTTTTCTTGCATTACGCCCAACGCAGCGCTATGTGTAGTCCTGCGCATTTTGTGGAAATATAGGGAAAACTTTTTCTGTTTTTCCGGTATTGGGAACGAAATGGGCAGGTCCAGATTACATACCTGCCTGCCGGCCTTTAGATTTGCCTTATAGATAAAATCTATTATGATGATCGTGTTGAAAAGAGGGGGTCCGGGGGAGACTCATAACTCCTATAAATGTTCATAACTTTATTGAAACATAAAAAAAGAACGGGGTGAACTTTCTGTCGGCCAAGGTTGACGACCTATTGCCTGTATCAGTCCCCGTTCTTCTAACCGGTCGCCCAGAACCATATAGGATTTCAGCCTCGACTTTTAAAGGTCTTAGTTTAAGCGACCATTTTCAAACATGGTAAAATTATGGAAATCAAGGAAATTATCGGTATCGACGTGAGTAAATTAACATTGGACGCCCACATCCACTTAAAAGGCGTTGCGGAAAGGTTCACCAATACCGTGGATGGCATCAAGGAAATGTGCGTATGGGCAAATGAGAACCTTGGCCCGGCCATGGACGGCCTTCTTTTCGTATTCGAGCACACGGGGCTCTATAGCGACACGCTCGAAGAGTTCCTCGATACGGCGAGGCTGCCCTACCGTATCGTTCCCGGCCTGGAGATCAAACGCTCCCTTGGCATTGCCAGGGGAAAGGACGACAGGGCGGACGCAAAGCGGATAGCCCTTTACGGATGGCGCACTAGGGAGGAATTCGTACCGCGCCAAAGACCGGATGCGAAACTGGCGGACATGAAAAGGCTCATGTCCCTGCGCAGGAAACTGGTCGCCCAACGGGCGGGCCATATCGCGAACCTGGGTGAGCAGCGAAGGGTATTGGGCGGAGACCCGCACCAACGCCTGTACAGCTGTCAAAAGGCCATCATCGACTGCCTGGACAAAGAGATTGCGGCGTTGGAGAGCGATATCGACGGGCTTATCGCACGGGACCCGAAGCTCAATGGGATGTTCACCCTATTGCTCACCGTCAAGGGCATCGGAAAGGTCACGGCAAGGTTCCTTATCGTGTACACCAATGGGTTCAAGTGGTTCGCAAGCTGGAGGAAGTTCGCCTCCTACG
Protein-coding regions in this window:
- a CDS encoding IS110 family transposase, with translation MEIKEIIGIDVSKLTLDAHIHLKGVAERFTNTVDGIKEMCVWANENLGPAMDGLLFVFEHTGLYSDTLEEFLDTARLPYRIVPGLEIKRSLGIARGKDDRADAKRIALYGWRTREEFVPRQRPDAKLADMKRLMSLRRKLVAQRAGHIANLGEQRRVLGGDPHQRLYSCQKAIIDCLDKEIAALESDIDGLIARDPKLNGMFTLLLTVKGIGKVTARFLIVYTNGFKWFASWRKFASYVGIAPFPNTSGTSLKGRTKVNRMANKEGKVLLNMCACTAVQYSHEMKRYYEKRIGEGKDKMSTMNIIRNKVLARAFAVVRRGTPYVDTMKFIS